The following coding sequences lie in one Cupriavidus sp. WKF15 genomic window:
- a CDS encoding LysR family transcriptional regulator yields MSLRQLHHFVTLIEQGSFARAADALHLSQPALTRSIQTLEADLGALVDRGYGKARPTAAGTMVLERARRMLREGRELRRDLQMLQDVEIGEIRIGFGPFAASFLLEPVLAALVARHPTLRIDLETADTRTMLKSLEAERLDVFVGESQSLAQLPHLQIERLPALQTAFFVRGTHPLARRRAVNLAALTAYPVAGPRLPYGISEFFSRRLAEDQRNAQGAPGSMLTVTCDDMHALRTLMLSTDTVVLVPRAMMAGLQADRQAVALPLRPATDLRAPYGVVSLAGHSLSPAARAFVTLVHEVLDGHPALRRGARKSQVADAACQAIRHPRGEVHV; encoded by the coding sequence ATGAGCTTGCGCCAACTCCATCACTTCGTCACGCTGATCGAGCAAGGCAGCTTCGCGCGCGCGGCCGATGCACTGCACCTGTCGCAACCGGCGCTGACACGCAGCATCCAGACGCTCGAAGCCGACCTGGGCGCGCTGGTGGACCGCGGCTACGGCAAGGCCCGGCCGACAGCGGCTGGCACGATGGTGCTCGAACGCGCGCGGCGCATGCTGCGTGAAGGCCGCGAACTCAGGCGCGACCTGCAGATGCTGCAGGACGTCGAGATCGGTGAGATCCGCATCGGCTTCGGGCCATTCGCGGCCTCGTTCCTGCTGGAGCCGGTGCTCGCGGCGCTGGTCGCGCGCCACCCCACGCTGCGCATCGACCTGGAAACCGCCGACACGCGCACCATGCTGAAATCGCTGGAGGCGGAGCGGCTTGATGTCTTCGTCGGCGAGAGCCAGAGCCTGGCGCAACTGCCACACCTGCAGATCGAGCGCTTGCCTGCGCTGCAGACGGCGTTCTTCGTGCGCGGCACGCACCCGCTTGCCCGCCGCCGCGCAGTCAACCTGGCCGCGCTGACCGCATACCCGGTGGCAGGGCCGCGCCTGCCCTACGGCATCAGCGAGTTCTTCAGCCGCAGGCTCGCCGAAGACCAGCGCAATGCGCAAGGCGCGCCCGGCAGCATGCTGACCGTCACGTGCGACGACATGCATGCGCTGCGCACGCTGATGTTATCGACCGACACCGTGGTACTGGTGCCGCGCGCCATGATGGCAGGCCTGCAGGCAGACCGGCAGGCGGTCGCACTGCCGCTGCGTCCCGCCACGGATCTGCGCGCGCCCTATGGCGTGGTGTCGCTTGCCGGCCACTCGTTGTCGCCGGCCGCACGGGCCTTCGTGACGCTCGTGCACGAAGTGCTGGACGGGCACCCGGCGTTGCGCCGCGGCGCGCGCAAGTCACAAGTCGCAGACGCCGCCTGTCAGGCAATCCGCCACCCGCGCGGCGAGGTCCATGTATGA
- a CDS encoding tripartite tricarboxylate transporter substrate binding protein, with amino-acid sequence MNRRTLLAFTLSGSITLFAAPAHAQNYPAKPIRIVVPYVAGGGTDTVARALAEKLGKRLGQPVVVDNKAGASGIIGTDAVAKATPDGYTLLVTITQTVLTNQFLFAKLPYDPRKDLSMVSVLADAQLVLVTNPSLPARTPRELGDYARTRPGKVSYASWGMGSYSHLSGAYFSKLTHAESTHVPYKGEAPMLQDLLGGQVQFGFASILTAKPYIQSGKLNALAVTGTQRSGVLPDLPTFAELGMNDSAFKTVGWIGMAAPVGVPPAITAKLEEEVRAILQTPDMQSRMVSLGLRPLGSTPAEAQAIFARDWPVLKMLVADSGAKLD; translated from the coding sequence ATGAACCGACGTACGCTGCTGGCGTTCACCCTGAGTGGCAGCATCACCCTTTTCGCCGCCCCGGCGCATGCGCAAAACTATCCCGCCAAGCCGATCCGCATCGTGGTGCCCTATGTCGCGGGCGGCGGGACCGATACGGTGGCGCGCGCGCTCGCCGAGAAGCTCGGCAAGCGGCTCGGCCAGCCGGTGGTGGTGGACAACAAGGCCGGCGCCTCGGGCATCATCGGCACGGACGCCGTGGCCAAGGCCACGCCGGACGGCTACACACTGCTGGTGACCATCACCCAGACCGTCCTGACCAACCAGTTCCTGTTTGCCAAGCTGCCCTACGATCCGCGCAAGGACCTGTCGATGGTCAGCGTGCTGGCGGATGCGCAGCTCGTGCTGGTGACGAATCCGTCCTTGCCGGCGCGCACGCCGCGCGAGCTGGGCGACTATGCGCGCACGCGGCCGGGCAAGGTGAGCTATGCATCGTGGGGCATGGGATCCTATTCGCATCTGAGCGGCGCGTACTTCAGCAAGCTTACGCATGCCGAGTCCACGCACGTGCCCTACAAGGGCGAGGCGCCGATGCTGCAGGACCTGTTGGGCGGCCAGGTCCAGTTCGGCTTCGCGAGCATCCTCACGGCCAAGCCCTATATCCAGAGCGGCAAGCTCAATGCGCTCGCGGTGACGGGCACGCAACGCAGCGGCGTATTGCCCGACCTGCCTACCTTCGCGGAACTGGGCATGAACGACAGTGCGTTCAAGACGGTGGGCTGGATCGGCATGGCCGCACCCGTCGGCGTGCCGCCGGCGATCACCGCGAAGCTGGAGGAAGAAGTGCGCGCGATCCTGCAGACACCGGACATGCAGTCGCGCATGGTGTCGCTGGGCCTGCGCCCGCTGGGCAGCACGCCGGCCGAGGCACAGGCGATCTTCGCGCGCGACTGGCCCGTGCTTAAGATGCTGGTGGCGGACTCGGGGGCGAAGCTCGACTGA
- the bfr gene encoding bacterioferritin, whose product MKTDKKVIQLLNAQLKHELTAINQYFLHARMYRHWGINALGKHEYEESIEEMKHADKLIERILLLDGLPNLQDLDKLLLGENTEEMLACDLKLEQVSQASCKDAIKYFESVGDYVSREVVVDILEATEAHIDWIESQIELIGKVGIQNYIQSGMGGVE is encoded by the coding sequence ATGAAAACGGACAAGAAGGTCATCCAGCTCCTCAACGCCCAGCTCAAGCATGAACTGACCGCGATCAACCAGTATTTCCTGCACGCGCGCATGTACCGGCACTGGGGCATCAATGCGCTCGGCAAGCACGAATACGAGGAATCGATCGAGGAAATGAAGCATGCCGACAAGCTGATCGAGCGCATCCTGCTGCTCGACGGCCTGCCGAATCTGCAGGACCTCGACAAACTGCTGCTCGGCGAAAACACCGAGGAAATGCTGGCCTGCGACCTCAAGCTGGAACAGGTTTCACAGGCCAGCTGCAAGGATGCGATCAAGTACTTCGAATCGGTGGGCGATTACGTTTCGCGCGAGGTCGTGGTCGACATCCTGGAAGCGACCGAAGCGCATATCGACTGGATCGAATCGCAGATCGAACTGATCGGCAAGGTAGGCATCCAGAACTACATCCAGTCCGGCATGGGCGGCGTCGAGTAG
- a CDS encoding GNAT family N-acetyltransferase, translating into MIQNLRIRAALPPDAPAVGAVLERCSQPTDDVLRLLEHFHVAVHEAQIVGCGAGERFGDTVVIRSVVVLPEFRDQGVATHVVRAVLMRARANGVRRAVLLTPTCPSYFARYGFTLISAANLPAEVLSSREFHRHTDTPPLCMCCELT; encoded by the coding sequence ATGATTCAGAATCTGCGAATCCGGGCGGCGCTGCCACCGGATGCGCCAGCGGTTGGTGCGGTGCTGGAACGCTGCAGCCAGCCAACCGATGATGTGCTCCGGTTGCTGGAGCACTTCCACGTTGCCGTGCATGAAGCGCAGATTGTCGGCTGCGGTGCCGGCGAGCGCTTTGGCGACACCGTGGTGATCCGCTCGGTCGTGGTGCTGCCGGAATTTCGCGACCAGGGCGTGGCCACCCACGTGGTGCGCGCCGTGCTGATGCGCGCGCGCGCCAACGGCGTCAGGCGCGCGGTGCTGCTGACCCCGACCTGCCCGAGCTATTTCGCACGCTACGGCTTCACGCTGATCTCCGCAGCGAACCTGCCGGCCGAGGTGCTGTCGTCCAGGGAGTTCCACCGTCATACCGACACGCCGCCGCTTTGCATGTGCTGCGAGCTGACCTGA